The following proteins are encoded in a genomic region of Magnolia sinica isolate HGM2019 chromosome 1, MsV1, whole genome shotgun sequence:
- the LOC131231924 gene encoding uncharacterized WD repeat-containing protein C17D11.16-like produces the protein MIAAVCWVPKGASKVVPVVAEPPSKEEIEEILKTGILERSGHSEDEQDEEMDVDAAVQTNAIGQALAAADALGKNSGNNFQDITDGLRELDMDNYDEEDAGIELFSSGLGDTFYPSNDMDPYLKDKDDDDEEEIEDMTIKPSDAVIVCARNEDDVSHLEVWILEESEDGDSNMYVHHDIILPAFPLCTSWLDCNLKSGDKGNFIAVGSMEPAIEIWDLDLIDEVQPFMVLGGISKKKKKSKKTSVKYKKDSHQDSVLGLAWNKEIRNVLASASADKSVKVWDVVTGKCPLTMEHHTDKVQAVAWNRNVPEVLLSGSFDRSVVMMDMRAPSQAGTKWEVAADVESLEWDPHNKHSFVVSLEDGTVQGFDIRAAASNSSSLSKPSFTLHAHDKAVCTISYNPSAANLLATGSTDKMVKLWDISNNQPSCVASKDPKAGAVFSVSFSEDNPFLLAIGGSKGRLEVWHTLSDPGVVRRFGSSSNRGTDPMPAA, from the exons ATGATAGCGGCCGTGTGTTGGGTCCCAAAAGGTGCTTCAAAGGTTGTACCAGTTGTTGCGGAGCCACCCTCAAAAGAGGAGATTGAAGAGATCTTGAAGACAGGGATTCTAGAAAGAAG CGGACACAGTGAGGATGAACAAGATGAGGAAATGGATGTTGATGCTGCTGTGCAGACCAATGCAATCGGTCAGGCATTAGCTGCAGCAGATGCTCTTGGCAAAAATTCTGGAAACAATTTTCAGGACATAACTGATGGCCTGAGGGAACTTGATATGGATAATTATGATGAAGAGGATGCAG GCATTGAGCTATTTAGTTCTGGACTTGGTGACACTTTCTATCCCAGCAATGACATGGATCCATATCTGAAGGATAAGGAT GATGATGATGAAGAGGAAATTGAAGACATGACCATAAAACCGTCGGATGCAGTTATAGTCTGTGCACGGAATGAGGATGATGTCAGTCATCTCGAG GTTTGGATACTTGAAGAATCAGAAGATGGTGATTCAAACATGTATGTTCATCATGATATAATACTTCCAGCCTTTCCCCTTTGCACATCATGGCTTGATTGTAACCTCAAAAGTGGAGATAAAG GAAACTTTATAGCTGTAGGCTCGATGGAACCTGCTATTGAAATTTGGGACCTTGACCTT ATTGATGAAGTTCAACCATTTATGGTCTTAGGGGGCATttccaagaagaagaaaaaaagcaagAAG ACATCGGTCAAATACAAAAAGGACAGCCACCAAGATTCTGTACTCGGTCTTGCCTGGAACAAGGAGATCAG GAATGTCCTAGCCAGTGCAAGTGCAGACAAGTCTGTCAAGGTTTGGGATGTGGTTACAGGGAAATGCCCTCTCACAATGGAACATCATACAGACAAG GTCCAAGCAGTTGCATGGAACCGGAATGTGCCAGAAGTTCTTCTTAGTGGGTCTTTTGATCGCTCAGTGGTCATG ATGGACATGAGGGCACCCTCACAAGCTGGTACGAAATGGGAGGTTGCAGCTGATGTTGAAAGCTTGGAATGGGATCCACACAATAAACACTCTTTTGTG GTCAGCCTTGAAGACGGTACAGTTCAAGGTTTCGACATTCGAGCAGCTGCTTCCAACTCAAGTTCTCTTTCCAAACCAAGTTTCACTCTTCATGCACATGATAAAGCTGTTTGTACAATCTCCTATAATCCATCAGCAGCTAAC CTGCTTGCAACTGGGTCAACCGATAAAATG GTGAAACTCTGGGATATATCAAACAATCAACCCTCCTGTGTTGCATCCAAGGATCCTAAAGCT GGGGCGGTCTTTTCAGTTTCATTTTCAGAAGACAACCCTTTCTTGTTGGCAATTGGAGGCTCCAAAGGGAGGCTGGAA GTATGGCACACGTTATCTGATCCTGGAGTTGTTCGGAGATTTGGGAGTTCTAGCAATCGAGGAACCGACCCCATGCCGGCAGCGTGA